In the genome of Actinomadura graeca, one region contains:
- a CDS encoding ABC1 kinase family protein, whose product MSDIPRRAVTRTAKLATLPLGFAGRTALGLGKRTIGRPAEAVALEVQRRTAEQLFAVLGELKGGAMKVGQLLSIFEAGLPEEIAGPFRASLTRLQEAAPPMPAATAHRVLAEGLGPDWRASFAEFDDRPAAAASIGQVHRAVWHDGRAVAVKVQYPGAAQALMSDFNQISRLSRLFTPLFPGVEVKPVVADLKRRLEKELDYLDEARAQTAFHDAYAGDPDFLVPAVVAQSGDVLVTEWLEGTPLAEVIAGDDQGLRDRAGLLLFRFLLSGPSRCEMIHIDPHPGNFRMLDDGRLGVMDFGGAARVPAALQWSIGRLLRIGTLGDPEAIVAALREEGFLAPDGDVDPGQVAAFVAPHAAPFATERFRYSREWLREQTARGLGLASDMRPGALARQFRLPPQYLAVSRALSGCGGVLCQLEAEGPFRAEAERWLPGFTGDGDPDGTEEALA is encoded by the coding sequence GTGAGTGACATCCCCCGCCGCGCGGTGACGCGGACCGCCAAGCTCGCCACGCTGCCGCTCGGGTTCGCGGGCCGCACCGCCCTCGGCCTCGGCAAGCGCACCATCGGACGGCCCGCCGAGGCCGTCGCGCTGGAGGTGCAGCGCCGCACCGCCGAGCAGCTGTTCGCGGTGCTCGGCGAGCTCAAGGGCGGCGCGATGAAGGTCGGGCAGCTGCTGTCGATCTTCGAGGCGGGGCTGCCCGAGGAGATCGCGGGACCGTTCCGCGCGAGCCTGACCCGGCTCCAGGAGGCCGCGCCGCCGATGCCCGCCGCCACCGCCCACCGCGTCCTCGCCGAGGGGCTCGGGCCCGATTGGCGCGCCTCGTTCGCCGAGTTCGACGACCGGCCCGCCGCCGCCGCGTCCATCGGCCAGGTGCACCGGGCCGTCTGGCACGACGGACGCGCCGTCGCGGTGAAGGTGCAGTACCCCGGCGCCGCCCAGGCCCTCATGAGCGACTTCAACCAGATCTCCCGGCTGAGCCGCCTGTTCACGCCGCTGTTCCCCGGCGTCGAGGTCAAGCCCGTGGTCGCCGACCTCAAGCGGCGGCTGGAGAAGGAGCTGGACTACCTCGACGAGGCCCGCGCGCAGACCGCCTTCCACGACGCCTACGCCGGCGACCCCGACTTCCTCGTCCCGGCCGTCGTCGCCCAGTCCGGCGACGTCCTGGTCACCGAGTGGCTGGAAGGCACCCCGCTCGCCGAGGTGATCGCCGGGGACGACCAGGGGCTCCGCGACCGCGCCGGGCTGCTGCTGTTCCGCTTCCTGCTGTCCGGGCCGTCCCGCTGCGAGATGATCCACATCGATCCGCACCCGGGGAACTTCCGCATGCTGGACGACGGCCGCCTCGGCGTCATGGACTTCGGCGGCGCCGCCCGCGTCCCCGCCGCGTTGCAGTGGTCGATCGGCCGGCTGCTGCGCATCGGGACGCTCGGCGACCCCGAGGCGATCGTCGCGGCCCTGCGCGAGGAGGGCTTCCTCGCCCCGGACGGCGACGTCGACCCCGGGCAGGTCGCCGCGTTCGTCGCCCCGCACGCCGCGCCGTTCGCCACCGAGCGGTTCCGCTACTCCCGCGAGTGGCTGCGCGAGCAGACCGCGCGCGGGCTCGGCCTCGCCTCCGACATGCGCCCGGGCGCGCTCGCGCGCCAGTTCCGGCTGCCGCCGCAGTACCTGGCCGTCAGCCGCGCGCTGTCGGGCTGCGGCGGCGTCCTGTGCCAGCTGGAGGCCGAGGGCCCGTTCCGCGCGGAGGCCGAGCGGTGGCTGCCCGGCTTCACCGGCGACGGCGACCCGGACGGGACCGAGGAGGCCCTCGCCTGA
- a CDS encoding thiamine pyrophosphate-binding protein codes for MIVAEAVGETLARLGAGTVFGVVGSGNFHVTNALVANGARYVAARHEGGAATMADAYARVTGGLGVLSVHQGPGLTNALTGIAEAAKSRTPLLVLAGEVAAAEVRSNFRVDQAALAAAVGAVPERIHSPGTALADVARACRTAVAERRTVLLGLPLDVQGAPHPDAAAPERPSAGADGHPAGYRPRAARVPPLPVPPAGAIARLADALQGAGRPVFIAGRGARLSRAGEVLARLAGRVGALPATSAVARGLFAGDPFALDVSGGFATPAAAELIGGADLIVAWGCALNAWTTRHGALIGRDTTVVQVDVDAQALGAHRPVDLGLIGDVTETALAVSAELEARGHGATGYRTEEVAARLAREGRWQDVPYEEHPDGEGDDGARIDPRTLTIALDGLLPRERTVAVDSGNFMGYPAMFLDVPDADGLVLTQAFQSIGLGLATAIGAAVARPDRLTVAALGDGGALMAAAELETAARLGLGLLVVVYDDEAYGAEVHHFGPHGHPLDTVTFPPADVAAIGRGFGCAAATVRCRDDLAAVGEWLAGPRDRPMIVDAKITRGRPAWWLEEAFRDH; via the coding sequence ATGATCGTCGCGGAGGCGGTGGGGGAGACCCTCGCGCGGCTCGGCGCCGGGACCGTCTTCGGCGTCGTCGGCAGCGGCAACTTCCACGTGACGAACGCGCTCGTCGCGAACGGCGCCCGCTACGTCGCGGCCCGCCACGAGGGCGGCGCCGCGACGATGGCCGACGCGTACGCGCGGGTCACCGGCGGCCTCGGCGTGCTGTCGGTGCACCAGGGACCCGGCCTCACCAACGCCCTCACCGGCATCGCCGAGGCCGCCAAGAGCCGCACGCCGCTGCTGGTGCTGGCGGGCGAGGTCGCCGCCGCCGAGGTGCGCTCCAACTTCCGCGTCGACCAGGCCGCCCTCGCGGCGGCCGTCGGCGCCGTCCCCGAGCGGATCCACTCGCCCGGCACCGCGCTGGCCGACGTCGCCCGCGCCTGCCGCACCGCCGTCGCCGAGCGCCGCACCGTGCTGCTCGGGCTGCCGCTGGACGTGCAGGGCGCCCCCCACCCGGACGCCGCGGCGCCCGAGCGCCCGTCCGCGGGGGCCGACGGCCATCCGGCCGGGTACCGCCCGCGGGCTGCGCGGGTCCCGCCGCTGCCCGTCCCGCCGGCGGGTGCGATCGCCCGGCTCGCCGACGCGCTCCAGGGCGCCGGGCGCCCGGTGTTCATCGCCGGGCGCGGCGCGCGGCTCTCGCGCGCGGGGGAGGTCCTCGCCCGGCTGGCGGGACGCGTCGGCGCGCTGCCCGCGACCTCGGCCGTCGCGCGGGGCCTGTTCGCCGGGGACCCCTTCGCCCTGGACGTCAGCGGAGGGTTCGCCACGCCCGCCGCTGCGGAGCTGATCGGCGGCGCGGACCTGATCGTCGCGTGGGGTTGCGCGCTGAACGCGTGGACCACCCGGCACGGCGCCCTCATCGGCCGGGACACCACCGTCGTGCAGGTGGACGTGGACGCCCAGGCCCTCGGCGCGCACCGGCCCGTCGACCTCGGCCTGATCGGCGACGTCACCGAGACCGCGCTCGCCGTCTCCGCCGAGCTGGAGGCGCGCGGGCACGGCGCCACCGGATACCGGACGGAGGAGGTCGCGGCGCGGCTCGCCCGCGAGGGACGCTGGCAGGACGTCCCCTACGAGGAGCATCCCGACGGCGAGGGCGACGACGGCGCCCGCATCGATCCCCGGACTCTGACGATCGCACTGGACGGGCTGCTCCCGCGCGAGCGGACCGTCGCGGTCGACTCGGGCAACTTCATGGGCTATCCGGCGATGTTCCTGGACGTCCCCGACGCCGACGGCCTCGTCCTCACCCAGGCGTTCCAGTCGATCGGGCTCGGGCTCGCCACCGCGATCGGCGCCGCCGTCGCCCGGCCGGACCGGCTGACGGTCGCCGCGCTCGGCGACGGCGGCGCGCTCATGGCGGCCGCGGAGCTGGAGACGGCCGCCCGGCTCGGGCTCGGCCTGCTGGTGGTCGTCTACGACGACGAGGCGTACGGGGCGGAGGTGCACCACTTCGGCCCGCACGGCCATCCGCTGGACACCGTCACCTTCCCGCCCGCCGACGTGGCCGCGATCGGCCGCGGGTTCGGCTGCGCCGCCGCCACCGTCCGGTGCCGGGACGACCTCGCGGCGGTGGGGGAGTGGCTGGCGGGACCCCGCGACCGGCCGATGATCGTGGACGCCAAGATCACCCGGGGGCGGCCCGCCTGGTGGCTGGAGGAGGCGTTCCGCGATCACTGA
- a CDS encoding cyanophycinase, giving the protein MTEKQGGAGRKGRLLIIGGAEDRTCGSGALETFVELAGGEDARVVVVTTATEVPEEVADEYTAVFGRLGVSSVRELRLLGRAAADDAATLRALDAATGVLFSGGDQSRIRTLVGSRTNELLKRRLDQEGLVIAGTSAGATAMGHWMILGGHGHEVAASSVKVGPGLALLDNVLIDMHFNERGRLPRLMSGIALDTRLLGVGIDEDTAIVVGDGQFGVVGTGVVTVVDAGQSTVAYAASDHEPMAMFDVSLHLLPAGCSFQMNDRLPALGTMRGPEEG; this is encoded by the coding sequence GTGACAGAGAAACAGGGGGGTGCCGGACGCAAGGGCCGGCTTCTGATCATCGGCGGCGCGGAGGACCGGACCTGCGGGTCCGGGGCGCTGGAGACCTTCGTCGAGCTGGCCGGCGGCGAGGACGCGCGGGTCGTGGTGGTGACCACCGCCACCGAGGTGCCCGAGGAGGTCGCCGACGAGTACACCGCCGTGTTCGGGCGGCTCGGCGTGTCCTCCGTCCGGGAGCTGCGGCTGCTCGGCCGCGCCGCCGCCGACGACGCCGCGACCCTGCGCGCCCTCGACGCGGCCACCGGCGTGCTGTTCAGCGGCGGCGACCAGTCGCGGATCCGGACGCTGGTGGGGTCGCGGACCAACGAGCTGCTCAAGCGGCGGCTCGACCAGGAGGGCCTCGTCATCGCCGGGACCAGCGCCGGCGCCACCGCCATGGGCCACTGGATGATCCTCGGCGGCCACGGCCACGAGGTCGCCGCCTCCAGCGTGAAGGTCGGCCCGGGCCTCGCGCTGCTCGACAACGTGCTGATCGACATGCACTTCAACGAGCGCGGCCGGCTCCCGCGGCTGATGAGCGGGATAGCGCTGGACACGCGGCTGCTCGGTGTCGGGATCGACGAGGACACCGCGATCGTGGTGGGCGACGGCCAGTTCGGCGTGGTCGGCACCGGCGTCGTCACGGTCGTGGACGCCGGCCAGTCCACCGTCGCCTACGCCGCCTCGGACCACGAGCCGATGGCGATGTTCGATGTGTCGCTGCACCTGCTGCCCGCCGGCTGCTCGTTCCAGATGAACGACAGGCTGCCGGCCCTCGGCACCATGCGCGGCCCGGAGGAGGGATAG
- the cphA gene encoding cyanophycin synthetase translates to MRLDHVRRLSGPNVYLSRPVAIARLDLQGLTGHETTDHPGFADRLVAALPGLTSHHCSAGRPGGLLDAMARGTYFGHVTEHVTLELSGLIGREVYFGRTVLAGGPGDYEVILECPRDEPSGSTVVERLIALAVRAVNGALAGWVPDLAADLAPVAAEYEAGRLGVSTAALARAARRRGVPVRRVGDLNLLRLGYGRHRRTVWAAMTDATSAIGMEAAADKRLAHRLLADAGLPVPAGRTAGSPAEALAALRAIGGPVVVKPLSGHQGEGVHVGLTSPPEVVAAFGAAAGDEGEVLVESYVPGKDYRVLVVGGRVAAAAELTAACVTGDGVSSVAALVERVNADPARGEGHDRPLTRLALGPAELGLLARQGHGPVTVPADGETVWLRRNANLSTGGTSRDVTDAVHPDVAGMCVRAAATVGMDVCGIDLRLPGVGSPPPAEPGAAGILEVNAAPGLRMHLAPCEGPGRDVAGDIIDLMYPEGSPSRVPVVSVTGTNGKTTTVRMIAHMLELGGLRTGMTSTEGVYVGGRLVHLSDASGPRSAEMVLGDRSVEAAVLETARGGIVRRGLGYDRADVAVITNVTRDHLGMDDTESVEDLVDIKALVAEEIRRGGHLVLNAEDAATAGMAGRRAVRDRGPAVRYFALSPDAPPLAAHLRRGGTAHVVEDGWLTEARGAARTRLLPVAEVAGAFGGQARHVVANALAAAAAARALGVEADVVAEALRTFEPHTRNPGRGCVYRVGSNPVLVDYAHNPAAVGAMGAFVERHWGRSGVAAVTLPGDRSDELVTETARALAEAFGRVVVYEDEDLRGRRSGEMTRLITEGLREARPDVVHHPAGDLKGALTSALDIAGPGEPVLLLYEKLEPVTELLETLGAEPEV, encoded by the coding sequence GTGCGGCTCGACCATGTGCGCCGCCTGAGCGGCCCGAACGTCTACCTTTCCCGTCCCGTCGCCATCGCGCGGCTGGACCTTCAGGGCCTGACCGGCCACGAGACCACCGACCACCCCGGGTTCGCCGACCGGCTGGTGGCGGCGCTGCCGGGACTGACCTCGCACCACTGCTCGGCCGGGCGGCCGGGCGGGCTCCTCGACGCGATGGCCAGGGGCACCTACTTCGGCCACGTCACCGAGCACGTCACGCTGGAGCTGTCGGGCCTCATCGGCCGCGAGGTGTACTTCGGCCGGACGGTCCTCGCCGGAGGCCCCGGCGACTACGAGGTGATCCTGGAGTGCCCGCGCGACGAGCCGTCCGGCTCGACGGTCGTGGAGCGGCTGATCGCGCTCGCGGTCCGGGCCGTCAACGGCGCCCTCGCGGGGTGGGTGCCTGACCTCGCCGCCGACCTGGCGCCGGTCGCGGCCGAGTACGAGGCCGGGCGGCTCGGCGTGAGCACCGCGGCGCTCGCGCGGGCGGCGCGCCGGCGCGGGGTGCCGGTCCGCCGGGTCGGCGACCTGAACCTGCTGCGGCTGGGCTACGGGCGGCACCGCCGGACGGTGTGGGCGGCGATGACCGACGCGACCTCGGCGATCGGGATGGAGGCCGCGGCCGACAAGCGGCTCGCGCACCGGCTGCTGGCCGACGCGGGCCTGCCCGTCCCGGCGGGGCGGACGGCAGGGTCGCCTGCCGAGGCGCTGGCGGCGCTGCGCGCGATCGGCGGGCCGGTGGTGGTCAAGCCGCTGTCGGGGCACCAGGGCGAGGGCGTGCACGTCGGGCTGACGAGCCCCCCGGAGGTCGTGGCCGCGTTCGGCGCCGCCGCCGGCGACGAGGGGGAGGTGCTCGTCGAGTCCTACGTCCCGGGCAAGGACTACCGGGTCCTGGTCGTCGGCGGGCGGGTGGCGGCCGCCGCCGAGCTGACCGCCGCGTGCGTGACGGGCGACGGCGTCTCCTCGGTCGCCGCGCTGGTGGAACGGGTCAACGCCGACCCGGCGCGCGGCGAGGGCCACGACCGGCCGCTGACCCGCCTCGCGCTCGGCCCGGCCGAGCTGGGGCTGCTGGCGCGGCAGGGGCACGGCCCGGTGACCGTCCCCGCGGACGGGGAGACGGTCTGGCTGCGCCGCAACGCCAACCTGTCCACCGGCGGCACGAGCCGGGACGTGACCGACGCCGTCCACCCGGACGTCGCGGGGATGTGCGTGCGCGCCGCCGCGACGGTCGGCATGGACGTGTGCGGCATCGACCTGCGGCTGCCCGGCGTCGGCTCCCCGCCGCCCGCCGAGCCCGGCGCCGCGGGGATCCTGGAGGTCAACGCCGCGCCGGGGCTGCGGATGCACCTGGCCCCCTGCGAGGGGCCGGGACGCGACGTCGCCGGCGACATCATCGACCTGATGTACCCCGAGGGCTCGCCGTCACGGGTGCCGGTCGTCTCGGTCACCGGGACCAACGGCAAGACCACCACGGTCCGGATGATCGCGCACATGCTGGAGCTGGGCGGGCTGCGCACCGGGATGACCAGCACCGAGGGCGTGTACGTGGGCGGGCGGCTCGTCCACCTGTCCGACGCGTCCGGGCCCCGGTCGGCCGAGATGGTGCTCGGCGACCGGTCGGTGGAGGCGGCGGTGCTGGAGACGGCGCGCGGCGGGATCGTCCGGCGGGGGCTCGGCTACGACCGCGCGGACGTGGCCGTGATCACCAACGTCACCCGCGACCACCTCGGGATGGACGACACCGAGTCGGTCGAGGACCTGGTGGACATCAAGGCGCTGGTGGCCGAGGAGATCCGCCGGGGTGGGCATCTCGTCCTGAACGCCGAGGACGCGGCCACGGCGGGGATGGCCGGCCGGCGCGCGGTCCGCGACCGGGGGCCGGCGGTGCGCTACTTCGCCCTGTCGCCGGACGCGCCGCCGCTCGCGGCGCACCTGCGCCGCGGCGGCACCGCCCACGTCGTCGAGGACGGCTGGCTGACCGAGGCGCGGGGCGCCGCCCGCACCCGGTTGCTGCCGGTGGCGGAGGTGGCGGGCGCGTTCGGCGGGCAGGCCCGCCACGTGGTCGCCAACGCGCTGGCCGCGGCCGCCGCCGCCCGCGCGCTCGGCGTCGAGGCGGACGTCGTGGCCGAGGCGCTGCGCACGTTCGAGCCGCACACGCGCAACCCGGGCCGCGGCTGCGTGTACCGGGTCGGGTCCAATCCCGTCCTGGTCGACTACGCGCACAACCCGGCGGCCGTCGGCGCGATGGGCGCGTTCGTCGAGCGGCACTGGGGGCGGTCCGGTGTCGCGGCCGTCACGCTGCCGGGCGACCGGTCCGACGAGCTGGTGACCGAGACGGCGCGGGCGCTGGCGGAGGCGTTCGGGCGCGTCGTCGTCTACGAGGACGAGGACCTGCGCGGGCGGCGGTCGGGCGAGATGACGCGGCTGATCACCGAGGGGCTGCGGGAGGCGCGCCCGGACGTGGTCCACCATCCCGCGGGTGACCTGAAGGGCGCGCTGACCTCGGCCCTGGACATCGCGGGGCCGGGCGAGCCCGTCCTGCTGCTGTACGAGAAGCTGGAGCCGGTCACCGAGCTGCTGGAGACCCTCGGCGCGGAGCCGGAGGTCTAG
- a CDS encoding siderophore-interacting protein, protein MAIEPARRKPRLHRGRVLRTERLTPHMIRVVLGGGELAGFGAGEFTDHYVKLLFPQPGVTYPEPFDMERVRAEMPREQWPSMRTYTVRSWDAEAVELVIDFVYHGDEGLAGPWAANVRPGEEIYFSGPGGGYAPRADAGWHLLAGDESALPAIAASLERIPDGAPARVFIEVSGPDEEQELAAPGSAEVVWLHRDGGRVGDLLVEAVQKLEFPGENVHAFVHGEAGFVKALRRYLRVDRGLPLERLSISGYWRMGRDEDGWQSSKREWNRQVEEEEAEALA, encoded by the coding sequence ATGGCGATCGAACCGGCGCGCAGGAAGCCGAGACTCCACCGGGGGAGAGTGCTGCGCACGGAGCGTCTCACGCCGCACATGATCAGGGTGGTCCTCGGAGGCGGGGAACTGGCCGGGTTCGGCGCGGGCGAATTCACCGACCACTACGTGAAGCTGCTGTTCCCGCAGCCGGGTGTCACCTACCCCGAGCCGTTCGACATGGAGCGGGTCCGCGCGGAGATGCCGCGTGAGCAGTGGCCGAGCATGCGGACCTACACCGTCCGCTCCTGGGACGCCGAGGCCGTCGAGCTCGTGATCGACTTCGTCTACCACGGGGACGAGGGGCTCGCGGGCCCGTGGGCGGCGAACGTGCGGCCCGGCGAGGAGATCTACTTCAGCGGGCCCGGCGGCGGCTACGCGCCGCGCGCCGACGCCGGCTGGCATCTGCTCGCCGGTGACGAGAGCGCGCTGCCGGCCATCGCCGCGTCACTGGAGCGGATCCCCGACGGCGCCCCGGCGCGGGTGTTCATCGAGGTCTCCGGGCCGGACGAGGAGCAGGAGCTCGCGGCGCCGGGCAGCGCCGAGGTCGTGTGGCTGCACCGCGATGGCGGGAGGGTCGGCGACCTGCTGGTCGAGGCCGTCCAGAAGCTGGAGTTCCCCGGGGAGAACGTGCACGCGTTCGTGCACGGCGAGGCCGGCTTCGTCAAGGCGCTGCGGCGGTACCTGCGCGTCGACCGGGGGCTGCCGCTGGAGCGGCTGTCGATCTCCGGCTACTGGCGGATGGGCCGCGACGAGGACGGCTGGCAGTCGTCCAAGCGCGAGTGGAACCGGCAGGTGGAGGAGGAAGAGGCCGAGGCGCTCGCCTGA
- a CDS encoding phosphatase PAP2 family protein: MRLLEQPPRPVLALTRLRRQDPRAGDPRGRGPQGRPRPVRELLLIAVLFGLYKLGRVLAAGRVPEAFGNAHRIWDLERALEMPSETGLQHALLHSEALVHVANCYYAYVHFPAMAVFLLWTYLRRPAHYRWIRRTVVALTAAGLALHLLVPLAPPRMLAGTGMIDTAAVFGPAVYGSPEADTMANQYAAMPSLHIGWAAVIALGLIAGARTRWRWLWLLHPATTAVVVATANHYWLDGAVALALLVLLAATVPLLRPPSRGPDRNVPGPVRPEGP, encoded by the coding sequence GTGAGGCTCCTGGAGCAGCCGCCCCGCCCGGTCCTGGCGCTCACGCGTCTGCGCAGGCAGGACCCGCGTGCGGGCGACCCGCGCGGCAGGGGCCCGCAGGGGCGGCCGAGGCCCGTCCGGGAGCTCCTGCTGATCGCCGTGCTCTTCGGCCTCTACAAGCTCGGCCGGGTGCTGGCCGCCGGGCGCGTGCCGGAGGCGTTCGGCAACGCCCACCGGATCTGGGACCTCGAACGGGCCCTGGAGATGCCGAGCGAGACCGGCCTCCAGCACGCGCTGCTGCACAGTGAGGCCCTCGTCCACGTGGCCAACTGCTACTACGCCTACGTGCACTTCCCGGCGATGGCGGTGTTCCTGCTGTGGACGTATCTGCGGCGCCCCGCCCACTACCGGTGGATCCGGCGGACCGTGGTCGCGCTGACCGCCGCGGGACTGGCGCTGCACCTGCTCGTCCCGCTCGCCCCGCCGCGGATGCTGGCCGGCACCGGGATGATCGACACGGCCGCGGTGTTCGGTCCCGCGGTGTACGGGTCGCCGGAGGCCGACACGATGGCCAACCAGTACGCCGCCATGCCGTCCCTGCACATCGGCTGGGCCGCCGTCATCGCGCTCGGCCTCATCGCCGGTGCCCGGACGCGGTGGCGCTGGCTGTGGCTGCTGCACCCGGCCACCACCGCCGTCGTCGTCGCCACCGCGAACCACTACTGGCTGGACGGCGCCGTCGCGCTCGCCCTCCTGGTGCTGCTGGCGGCCACCGTCCCGCTGCTCCGGCCACCGTCCCGCGGACCCGATCGGAACGTTCCAGGTCCGGTGCGGCCAGAGGGCCCCTAG
- a CDS encoding MIP/aquaporin family protein codes for MAHGPRLPELGREMAAEFAGTLILILFGAGVVAQAVAGSGLGDPQSLGGHDAITWAWGIGVTLGVYVSARISGGHINPAVTLALAVFKGFPWRKVGPFWVAQTAGAFVAALIVRWNYSEVLAKFDPGHTLKSQGVFSTLPGNGTLPVGTWGAFRDQVIGTAILLFVVLALTDLRNSPPLANMTPFVIGLLVVAIGMAWGTDAGYAINPARDFGPRAAQFITGYGNAWRDQNGDFYFWVPIGGPLIGGIIGAGLYLLLIGRNIPEEDQGPGGGEPRPEYDVR; via the coding sequence ATGGCGCATGGGCCCCGACTGCCGGAGCTCGGCCGCGAGATGGCCGCCGAGTTCGCCGGCACGCTGATCCTCATCCTCTTCGGGGCCGGCGTCGTCGCCCAGGCCGTCGCGGGCAGCGGCCTCGGCGACCCGCAGAGCCTCGGCGGGCACGACGCCATCACCTGGGCGTGGGGCATCGGCGTGACGCTCGGCGTCTACGTCTCGGCCCGGATCAGCGGCGGGCACATCAACCCGGCCGTGACGTTGGCCCTCGCCGTGTTCAAGGGGTTCCCCTGGCGCAAGGTGGGGCCGTTCTGGGTCGCGCAGACCGCGGGCGCGTTCGTCGCCGCGCTGATCGTCCGGTGGAACTACAGCGAGGTGCTCGCCAAGTTCGACCCCGGCCACACCCTGAAGTCGCAAGGGGTGTTCTCGACCCTGCCGGGCAACGGGACGCTGCCGGTGGGGACGTGGGGGGCGTTCCGCGACCAGGTGATCGGCACCGCGATCCTGCTGTTCGTCGTGCTCGCCCTCACCGATCTGCGCAACTCCCCGCCGCTGGCCAACATGACCCCGTTCGTCATCGGACTTCTGGTGGTGGCGATCGGGATGGCGTGGGGGACGGACGCCGGTTACGCGATCAACCCGGCGCGCGACTTCGGCCCGCGCGCGGCCCAGTTCATCACCGGGTACGGGAACGCATGGCGGGACCAGAACGGCGACTTCTATTTCTGGGTGCCGATAGGCGGCCCGCTGATCGGCGGGATCATCGGAGCGGGCCTGTACCTCCTGCTCATCGGGCGCAACATCCCCGAGGAGGACCAGGGGCCCGGTGGCGGCGAGCCACGGCCCGAATACGACGTCCGCTGA
- a CDS encoding cyclase family protein yields the protein MSVLAQLLAAVAGGSVEVVDLTAPLSERTPILRLPEPFANTVPFSLREISRYDDRGPAWYWNDIVTGEHVGTHFDAPVHWATGRDREDVSQVPPGRLVAPAVVLDASARAAADPDFLLEIDHVRDWEREHGALPDGGWLLYRTGWDARSGDQESFLNADETGPHTPGISAECARWLAEETPLIGLGTETVGTDAGAAHGFDPPFPCHSYFLGAGKYGLTQLQNLARLPARGAVLLASPLPIVGGSGSPARVLALVER from the coding sequence ATGTCCGTGCTCGCCCAGCTGCTCGCCGCCGTCGCCGGGGGATCGGTCGAGGTCGTCGACCTGACCGCCCCGCTGTCGGAGCGGACCCCGATCCTGCGCCTCCCGGAGCCGTTCGCCAACACCGTGCCGTTCTCGCTGCGCGAGATCAGCCGGTACGACGACCGGGGCCCCGCCTGGTACTGGAACGACATCGTCACCGGCGAGCACGTCGGCACCCACTTCGACGCGCCCGTGCACTGGGCCACCGGGCGCGACCGGGAGGACGTCTCCCAGGTGCCGCCCGGCCGCCTCGTCGCCCCCGCCGTGGTGCTGGACGCGTCCGCGCGGGCCGCCGCCGACCCCGACTTCCTGCTGGAGATCGACCACGTCCGGGACTGGGAGCGCGAGCACGGGGCGCTCCCCGACGGCGGCTGGCTCCTCTACCGGACGGGCTGGGACGCGCGGTCCGGCGACCAGGAGTCCTTCCTCAACGCCGACGAGACCGGCCCCCACACGCCGGGGATCTCCGCCGAGTGCGCCCGCTGGCTCGCCGAGGAGACCCCGCTCATCGGCCTGGGCACGGAGACGGTCGGCACCGACGCGGGCGCCGCGCACGGGTTCGACCCGCCGTTCCCCTGCCACTCCTACTTCCTCGGCGCGGGCAAGTACGGCCTCACCCAGCTCCAGAACCTCGCCAGGCTGCCGGCGCGCGGGGCGGTGCTCCTCGCCTCGCCGCTGCCGATCGTCGGCGGCTCCGGCAGCCCCGCCCGCGTGCTCGCCCTGGTCGAGCGATGA